The following coding sequences lie in one Halogeometricum rufum genomic window:
- a CDS encoding Sec-independent protein translocase subunit TatA/TatB: MTLTLVPLFPGVPGGPELFIVLLIVVLLFGANKLPQLARSSGQAMGEFRRGREEIESELRSVATGESGDETAMEPDGETDDVDGRPAA, encoded by the coding sequence ATGACGCTCACGCTCGTCCCGTTGTTCCCCGGCGTCCCCGGCGGACCCGAACTGTTCATCGTCCTCCTCATCGTCGTCCTCCTGTTCGGCGCGAACAAACTGCCCCAACTGGCCCGTTCGAGCGGACAGGCGATGGGCGAGTTCCGCCGCGGCCGCGAGGAGATAGAGTCCGAACTCCGGAGCGTCGCGACCGGCGAATCAGGCGACGAGACGGCGATGGAACCCGACGGAGAGACCGACGACGTCGACGGGAGGCCGGCGGCCTGA
- a CDS encoding MFS transporter produces the protein MVSRDGGSLGLLRDREFAALAGTAFARSQAYSTILIALALYAEQFGTTGFIEGLFGTAFAVVQLLIVLPLGRKIDTGNAKRYLLAGLAVNVTVFVAFTFVQSSTHVVLVRMLQGLGASLLWITGSTVVGEISPEDASGRWLGTYNQVAAFSSLAGDVVGGYLLYAYQTHVVYTVLSAVTIGAFLLVWRYLRDNPGGQKDPEEATGTETLRALLKRPMVRSLVFFRLAFSVGKMAVIIFLPIVAKVEFGINEFAIGWILAGGKLTKTLAQGYMGDLTDRLGSRHLFVAAGAALYGVGTALIPLSFYFEGVVDPLQFHAFGRSQALGGAFFALFAAYGILGVADSIRLPASMALFVEEGERFDSVASSMSLRSISWKVGQVAGPVLVGTIKDFVSTTAAFLTAAAFIVVATGVFLVTYYRTADVTAPNPVGGD, from the coding sequence ATGGTGTCGAGGGACGGGGGGTCGCTCGGACTCCTCAGAGACCGAGAGTTCGCCGCACTCGCGGGGACGGCGTTCGCGCGCAGTCAGGCGTACTCGACCATCCTCATCGCCCTCGCACTCTACGCCGAGCAGTTCGGAACCACCGGGTTCATCGAGGGCCTGTTCGGCACGGCGTTCGCCGTGGTGCAACTGCTCATCGTCCTCCCCCTCGGCCGCAAGATAGACACCGGCAACGCCAAGCGCTACCTCCTCGCCGGCCTCGCGGTCAACGTCACCGTCTTCGTCGCGTTCACGTTCGTCCAGAGTTCCACCCACGTCGTTCTCGTGCGGATGCTACAGGGGTTGGGCGCGAGCCTCCTCTGGATAACGGGGTCGACCGTGGTCGGCGAGATTAGCCCCGAGGACGCCAGCGGTCGGTGGCTGGGGACGTACAATCAGGTAGCCGCCTTCTCCAGCCTCGCCGGCGACGTGGTCGGCGGCTACCTCCTGTACGCCTACCAGACGCACGTCGTCTACACGGTACTCAGCGCGGTCACTATCGGGGCGTTCCTCCTCGTCTGGCGATACCTCCGCGACAACCCCGGCGGTCAGAAGGACCCCGAGGAGGCCACGGGAACCGAGACGCTCCGCGCCCTGCTGAAGCGCCCGATGGTTCGGTCGCTGGTCTTCTTCCGCCTCGCGTTCAGCGTCGGCAAGATGGCTGTCATCATCTTCCTGCCCATCGTCGCCAAGGTCGAGTTCGGCATCAACGAGTTCGCCATCGGCTGGATTCTGGCCGGCGGGAAGTTGACGAAGACGCTCGCGCAGGGGTACATGGGCGACCTGACCGACAGGCTCGGGTCGAGACACCTGTTCGTCGCCGCCGGCGCCGCCCTCTACGGCGTCGGGACGGCGCTCATCCCTCTGTCGTTCTACTTCGAGGGCGTCGTCGACCCCCTCCAGTTCCACGCCTTCGGTCGGTCGCAGGCGCTCGGCGGCGCGTTCTTCGCGCTGTTCGCCGCGTACGGCATCCTCGGCGTCGCCGACAGCATCCGCCTCCCCGCGAGCATGGCGCTGTTCGTCGAGGAGGGCGAGCGGTTCGACTCCGTGGCGTCGAGCATGTCGTTGCGCTCTATCTCGTGGAAGGTCGGACAGGTCGCCGGCCCGGTCCTCGTCGGCACCATCAAGGACTTCGTCTCGACGACGGCCGCCTTCCTCACGGCGGCGGCGTTCATCGTCGTCGCCACCGGCGTCTTCCTCGTGACGTACTATCGGACCGCCGACGTGACGGCTCCGAACCCGGTCGGCGGCGACTGA
- a CDS encoding DUF7548 family protein, with amino-acid sequence MPNDTVAPTVGTVASLLLAVVVFAPALLIAETQVGVADYYAAGPIGVSVVGFLGFVGVVVFLAGIQERTEPATVAGLTLVLGVAMVAFAATWAFSIDETLLFSFPAQYAWIENHRWAVLVLAAVVPVAAAGYARDTLS; translated from the coding sequence ATGCCGAACGACACCGTCGCGCCGACCGTCGGGACCGTCGCGTCACTCCTCCTCGCAGTCGTCGTCTTCGCGCCGGCCCTCCTCATCGCGGAGACCCAAGTCGGCGTCGCCGACTACTACGCCGCGGGACCCATCGGCGTCTCAGTCGTCGGGTTTCTCGGCTTCGTCGGCGTCGTCGTCTTCCTCGCGGGGATACAGGAACGGACCGAACCGGCCACCGTCGCGGGCCTGACCCTCGTCCTCGGGGTGGCGATGGTCGCGTTCGCCGCGACGTGGGCGTTCTCCATCGACGAGACGCTACTGTTCAGTTTCCCGGCGCAGTACGCGTGGATCGAGAACCACCGCTGGGCCGTCCTCGTCCTCGCCGCCGTCGTCCCCGTCGCCGCCGCGGGCTACGCCCGCGACACCCTCTCGTGA
- a CDS encoding thiolase family protein → MESVAVIGASMTQFGQRDAWIRELLAEAGQACLDDAGVSPDAIDHLYVSNMASGEFEGQTGVPNALAHDLSALPAYTARIDQTSSSGGAGIYAAWQSVASGASEMTLLVGGEKMTHRSTSEATDVIASLTHPVEYKHGVTLPSFAGLTARLYLDEYDAPRESLGKVAVKNHRNGVDNPHAQFRKEVDLDTVLESPLVADPLRLYDFCPITDGSAALMFCPESVAREYADEYVVVSGIGGATDTHVVHERADPTTMGGVVHSSEQAYEMADVDPDDVDVAELHDMFTILEFLQSEDLGFFEKGEGWKAVEEGVTDRDGALPINTSGGLKSKGHPLGASGVAQAYEIYAQLMGEAGARQVEAETGLACNVGGFGNCVTTTVMEARR, encoded by the coding sequence ATGGAAAGCGTAGCAGTCATCGGCGCGTCGATGACCCAGTTCGGGCAACGCGACGCGTGGATACGCGAGTTGCTCGCCGAGGCCGGGCAGGCGTGCCTCGACGACGCCGGCGTGTCGCCGGACGCCATCGACCACCTGTACGTCTCGAACATGGCCAGCGGGGAGTTCGAGGGGCAGACGGGCGTCCCGAACGCGTTGGCGCACGACCTCTCGGCGCTCCCGGCGTACACCGCCAGAATCGACCAGACGTCGTCCTCGGGCGGCGCGGGCATCTACGCCGCGTGGCAGTCCGTCGCCTCCGGCGCCTCCGAGATGACGCTCCTCGTCGGCGGCGAGAAGATGACCCACCGGTCGACGTCCGAGGCGACGGACGTCATCGCGTCGCTGACGCACCCCGTCGAGTACAAACACGGCGTGACGCTCCCCTCCTTCGCCGGGTTGACGGCGCGCCTCTACCTCGACGAGTACGACGCGCCGCGCGAATCGCTCGGGAAGGTCGCCGTCAAGAACCACCGGAACGGCGTCGACAACCCCCACGCGCAGTTCCGCAAGGAGGTGGACCTCGACACGGTCCTCGAATCGCCACTCGTCGCGGACCCCCTCCGCCTGTACGACTTCTGCCCCATCACCGACGGGTCGGCGGCACTCATGTTCTGTCCCGAGTCGGTCGCTCGCGAGTACGCCGACGAGTACGTCGTCGTCTCCGGCATCGGCGGCGCGACGGACACGCACGTCGTCCACGAACGCGCGGACCCGACGACGATGGGCGGCGTCGTCCACTCCTCCGAACAGGCGTACGAGATGGCCGACGTCGACCCGGACGACGTGGACGTGGCCGAACTGCACGACATGTTCACCATCCTCGAGTTCCTCCAGTCCGAAGACCTCGGCTTCTTCGAGAAGGGCGAGGGCTGGAAGGCCGTCGAGGAGGGCGTCACCGACCGCGACGGCGCGTTGCCCATCAACACCTCGGGCGGTCTGAAGTCGAAGGGGCACCCCCTCGGCGCGTCCGGCGTGGCACAGGCGTACGAGATATACGCGCAGTTGATGGGCGAGGCCGGCGCGCGGCAGGTCGAGGCCGAGACCGGACTCGCCTGCAACGTCGGCGGGTTCGGCAACTGCGTCACGACGACAGTCATGGAGGCACGACGATGA
- a CDS encoding OB-fold domain-containing protein, which translates to MTDDSDGHEMEAYRYPDGSITYPGHLLGPGGEEAVGTVDLSDYTAEIVTWTTSTAPPPGVREPNHLAIVEFDVDGEPVRAIGQLTTGDVDIGDEVRPVYADELRDPDAGIREPESQDWDGFRFEPA; encoded by the coding sequence ATGACCGACGACAGCGACGGACACGAGATGGAGGCGTACCGCTACCCCGACGGCAGCATCACGTACCCCGGTCACCTCCTCGGCCCCGGCGGCGAGGAGGCCGTCGGCACCGTGGACCTCAGCGACTACACCGCCGAGATAGTGACGTGGACCACTTCGACGGCCCCGCCGCCGGGCGTCCGCGAACCGAACCACCTCGCCATCGTGGAGTTCGACGTCGACGGCGAACCCGTCCGCGCCATCGGCCAACTCACGACCGGCGACGTGGACATCGGCGACGAGGTGCGACCGGTGTACGCCGACGAACTCCGCGACCCGGACGCCGGCATCCGCGAACCCGAGAGTCAGGACTGGGACGGCTTCCGATTCGAACCGGCGTGA
- a CDS encoding magnesium transporter, with product MTTETEGVQQAIAASASPAAEFADLSRRRQVEVFFSLPETVQQSLLTDMDVRQVRRFVRRLDPDEGADVLGLVDEETRTEVLRRLDEDRRDALSYLLEFDPETAAGLMHLDYVTVDVERSLADAARRVERFEERNDDVPTIFVVDDEEFVGELPGQALALAGDKSERLRDHVEETPVVTYDTPDTEVVDVFRRAPERSVAVLDDDRTILGVIYAGDLLRVIEEEASETLYEFTGVQEEESILDGPLTKVRYRYKWLIINLGTAFLAAAAVGVFEDTIAAFTLLAVYMPVVAGMGGNAGTQSMAVTVRGIALGQISLPTGRRAVVNEAVAGAANGLITGVLVAVIATVFNQSPLLGLVLGVSMVLNLVIAGFFGTIIPLVLDRVGKDPATSATIFITTATDVLGFFIFLGLAQNVL from the coding sequence ATGACGACGGAGACCGAAGGTGTCCAGCAGGCAATCGCCGCGTCGGCGTCCCCCGCCGCGGAGTTCGCCGACCTCTCGCGCCGCAGACAGGTGGAGGTGTTCTTCTCGCTCCCGGAGACGGTCCAACAGTCGCTCCTGACCGACATGGACGTCCGTCAGGTTCGACGGTTCGTGCGGCGACTCGACCCCGACGAGGGGGCCGACGTCCTCGGACTCGTCGACGAGGAGACGCGGACGGAGGTGCTGCGGCGACTCGACGAGGACCGCCGGGACGCGCTGTCGTACCTCCTGGAGTTCGACCCGGAGACGGCCGCGGGCCTGATGCACCTCGACTACGTCACCGTGGACGTCGAGCGGAGTCTCGCGGACGCCGCGCGCCGCGTCGAACGGTTCGAGGAGCGGAACGACGACGTCCCGACGATATTCGTCGTCGACGACGAGGAGTTCGTGGGCGAACTCCCCGGTCAGGCGTTGGCGCTGGCGGGTGACAAGTCCGAACGCCTCCGCGACCACGTCGAAGAGACGCCCGTGGTGACGTACGATACCCCCGATACCGAGGTGGTCGACGTGTTCCGACGCGCGCCGGAGCGCTCCGTCGCCGTGCTGGACGACGACAGGACCATCCTCGGCGTCATCTACGCGGGCGACCTCCTGCGCGTCATCGAGGAGGAGGCGAGCGAGACGCTGTACGAGTTCACCGGCGTGCAGGAGGAAGAGAGCATCCTCGACGGACCGCTCACCAAGGTCCGGTATCGGTACAAGTGGCTCATCATCAACCTCGGGACGGCGTTCCTCGCCGCCGCCGCCGTCGGCGTGTTCGAGGACACCATCGCCGCCTTCACCCTCCTCGCGGTGTACATGCCCGTCGTCGCCGGGATGGGCGGCAACGCCGGCACGCAGTCGATGGCGGTGACCGTCCGGGGCATCGCACTCGGTCAGATATCGTTGCCGACGGGCCGGCGCGCCGTCGTCAACGAAGCCGTCGCGGGGGCCGCCAACGGCCTCATCACGGGCGTCCTCGTCGCAGTCATCGCGACGGTGTTCAATCAGAGCCCGCTGTTGGGTCTCGTCCTCGGCGTCTCGATGGTGCTGAACCTCGTCATCGCGGGGTTCTTCGGGACCATCATCCCGCTCGTCCTCGACCGAGTCGGCAAGGACCCGGCGACGTCCGCGACCATCTTCATCACCACCGCGACGGACGTCCTCGGCTTCTTCATCTTCCTCGGACTGGCGCAGAACGTCCTCTGA
- a CDS encoding CBS domain-containing protein: MNRDNVLARLDELREQIDQLDREVRTGAENQPTVQEADFSFVPQMPRDPASPNPLQTPPGADDSVGDTTIPTMPKPDALPNSTDERGPSALGAFPPQHQWSDEEANRLSNPFETTSISLFVEEPTVIDDPDASVSDVAASMVEHDTDVLVLATDDGHRLITLQTIVQQVADGGEGRAGEFAREAPNVQIAASFEELLAALTDADIEAAVVVDGEGELRGVVRVSNVAKHLARAVGVPELTPALSGQPY; this comes from the coding sequence ATGAATCGAGACAACGTACTCGCACGACTGGACGAACTTCGAGAACAGATCGACCAACTCGATCGGGAGGTCCGAACGGGCGCCGAGAATCAGCCGACCGTACAGGAGGCGGATTTCTCGTTCGTCCCCCAGATGCCTCGAGATCCAGCATCGCCGAACCCGCTTCAGACTCCGCCAGGAGCCGACGATTCGGTTGGTGACACCACGATACCGACGATGCCGAAACCAGACGCCCTACCGAATTCTACCGACGAGAGAGGTCCGTCTGCACTGGGGGCGTTCCCACCGCAGCACCAGTGGTCGGACGAGGAAGCCAACCGGCTCTCGAACCCCTTCGAGACAACATCCATCAGCCTCTTCGTCGAGGAGCCGACAGTGATCGACGACCCCGACGCGTCGGTTTCAGACGTTGCCGCGAGCATGGTGGAACACGACACAGACGTACTCGTCCTCGCGACGGACGACGGCCATCGGCTGATCACACTGCAGACTATCGTTCAGCAGGTGGCAGACGGCGGCGAGGGGCGTGCCGGCGAGTTCGCACGAGAGGCACCGAACGTGCAGATCGCGGCGAGCTTCGAGGAATTACTTGCCGCGCTAACCGACGCAGATATCGAAGCGGCCGTCGTGGTCGACGGCGAAGGGGAACTACGCGGCGTGGTCAGAGTCTCGAACGTCGCCAAGCATCTCGCACGGGCTGTGGGCGTTCCGGAACTCACTCCCGCACTGTCGGGACAGCCGTACTGA
- a CDS encoding DUF7547 family protein has protein sequence MSERRDPDDDLADLLADLDRTLGDLRHELRERERGGRDDGDGRRERRRGRSDRRRGGPTAREAERYGYRRRDDREDLSGRDRPLPRPPSFSEMLRFTEEYTIPTIISVLETTIRSLELLRNVLRLADPDRSVFDAGDRRRSTAERLTMTGVGREALSGVDRALDDLREALSDLPPDAESRDIVTDARDLMGEIETRIEEAERQRERNRYGYREDRRRDDDRQSDRRSGQGRRTDDDGPVTIDVGDEADAAEEEETPQVDVDAELESIRKEVRGKDDENDETGHSPPDEKSNENEARSDDGGDESA, from the coding sequence ATGAGCGAGCGACGTGACCCCGACGACGACCTCGCAGACCTCCTCGCCGACCTCGACCGGACGCTCGGCGACCTGCGCCACGAACTCCGCGAACGAGAGCGCGGCGGCCGCGACGACGGCGACGGCCGGCGAGAGCGACGACGCGGCCGGAGCGACCGGCGGCGCGGCGGCCCGACCGCGCGCGAGGCCGAGCGCTACGGCTACCGCCGTCGCGACGACCGGGAGGACCTGTCGGGTCGCGACCGACCGCTCCCGCGCCCGCCGTCGTTCAGCGAGATGCTCCGCTTCACCGAGGAGTACACCATCCCGACGATAATCTCGGTGCTGGAGACGACGATTCGCTCGCTGGAACTGCTGCGGAACGTCCTCCGCCTCGCCGACCCCGACCGCTCGGTGTTCGACGCCGGCGACCGACGGCGGTCGACGGCGGAGCGGTTGACCATGACGGGCGTCGGGCGCGAAGCGCTCTCGGGCGTGGACCGCGCCCTCGACGACCTGCGGGAGGCGCTCTCGGACCTCCCGCCGGACGCGGAGTCGCGCGACATCGTGACCGACGCGCGCGACCTGATGGGCGAGATAGAGACCCGCATCGAGGAGGCCGAACGGCAGCGAGAGCGGAACCGGTACGGGTACCGCGAGGACCGGCGACGGGACGACGACCGACAGAGCGACCGACGAAGCGGTCAGGGCCGCCGAACCGACGACGACGGGCCGGTCACCATCGACGTGGGCGACGAAGCCGACGCGGCGGAGGAAGAAGAGACGCCGCAGGTGGACGTGGACGCGGAGTTGGAGTCGATACGGAAGGAGGTTCGTGGAAAGGACGACGAGAACGACGAGACGGGCCACTCACCTCCGGACGAGAAATCGAACGAAAACGAGGCCCGCTCCGACGACGGGGGAGACGAGAGCGCCTGA
- a CDS encoding NADH:flavin oxidoreductase/NADH oxidase translates to MTASLFSPLTLRGTELPNRVMVSPMCQYSAEDGLANDWHLVHLGSRAVGRAGVVMSEATAVSPEGRITPSDLGIWSDAHADALADVTAFVRGQGSVPGIQLAHAGRKASKTVPWEDSTPIPESEGGWETVAPSAAPYPYAEGEAATREMTAADIETVIDDFRAAAERALDAGFEIAEVHAAHGYLLHEFLSPVTNHREDDYGGSFENRTRLVREVTAAVREVWPDDRPVFVRISATDWLPDRESWDLDQSARLAPLLADAGADLIDVSAGGIHPGQQVPDPGSGYQVPYAERVGAATDAAVGAVGKITEAEQADQLIRNGRADVAVVGREFLRNPYFTLEAAHELDTDVEWPVQYRRGQFE, encoded by the coding sequence ATGACTGCGTCGCTGTTCAGTCCCCTCACGCTCCGAGGGACGGAACTCCCGAACCGTGTGATGGTCTCGCCGATGTGCCAGTACTCCGCCGAGGACGGACTGGCGAACGACTGGCACCTCGTCCACCTCGGCAGTCGCGCCGTCGGCCGCGCCGGCGTCGTCATGAGCGAGGCGACGGCCGTCTCGCCCGAGGGTCGAATCACGCCGTCCGACCTCGGCATCTGGTCGGACGCCCACGCCGACGCCCTCGCGGACGTGACCGCGTTCGTCCGCGGGCAGGGGAGCGTCCCGGGCATCCAACTCGCCCACGCGGGTCGGAAGGCGAGCAAGACCGTCCCGTGGGAGGACTCGACGCCGATTCCCGAGAGCGAGGGCGGATGGGAGACCGTCGCGCCGTCGGCGGCCCCGTACCCCTACGCCGAGGGCGAGGCGGCGACGCGCGAGATGACCGCCGCGGATATCGAGACGGTCATCGACGACTTCCGCGCCGCCGCCGAACGCGCCCTCGACGCGGGGTTCGAGATAGCGGAGGTCCACGCCGCGCATGGCTACCTCCTGCACGAGTTCCTCTCGCCCGTGACCAACCACCGCGAGGACGACTACGGCGGGTCGTTCGAGAACCGGACGCGACTCGTCCGCGAGGTGACCGCCGCCGTGCGCGAGGTGTGGCCCGACGACAGGCCGGTGTTCGTCCGCATCTCCGCGACCGACTGGCTCCCGGACCGCGAGTCGTGGGACCTCGACCAGTCGGCCCGCCTCGCGCCCCTCCTCGCCGACGCGGGCGCGGACCTGATAGACGTGAGCGCCGGCGGTATCCACCCCGGCCAGCAGGTACCCGACCCCGGGTCGGGGTATCAGGTCCCCTACGCCGAACGCGTCGGGGCGGCCACCGACGCCGCCGTCGGTGCGGTCGGGAAGATAACCGAGGCCGAACAGGCCGACCAGCTCATTCGGAACGGACGGGCGGACGTGGCCGTCGTCGGCCGCGAGTTCCTCCGCAACCCGTACTTCACGCTGGAGGCCGCCCACGAACTCGACACGGACGTGGAGTGGCCGGTGCAGTACCGCCGCGGGCAGTTCGAGTGA
- the dpsA gene encoding DNA starvation/stationary phase protection protein DpsA, with amino-acid sequence MSSQKNVRQQAGDVEGSEALRIDADRAEQIVDALNTDLAATYVLYHQLKKHHWVVEGAEFRDLHLFFEEAYEHAEEFADELAERVQALGGVPVSGPTAQEDRAPVTFEGEDVYDIRTSMRNDMEMYGDIIEHLRDHVELAQNLGDHTTAHMLRENMEHVEDDAHHIEHYLEDDTLVFEQAVHEGEPPVQSQQE; translated from the coding sequence ATGAGCTCCCAGAAGAACGTCCGTCAGCAGGCGGGCGACGTAGAGGGTAGCGAGGCGCTTCGTATCGACGCCGACCGCGCAGAACAGATCGTGGACGCGTTGAACACGGACCTCGCGGCCACGTACGTGCTGTACCACCAACTGAAGAAGCACCACTGGGTCGTCGAGGGCGCGGAGTTCCGCGACCTGCACCTGTTCTTCGAGGAGGCGTACGAACACGCCGAGGAGTTCGCCGACGAACTCGCCGAACGCGTGCAAGCCCTCGGCGGCGTCCCCGTCTCCGGACCGACCGCGCAGGAGGACCGCGCCCCGGTCACGTTCGAGGGCGAAGACGTCTACGACATCCGCACCTCGATGCGGAACGACATGGAGATGTACGGCGACATCATCGAGCACCTGCGCGACCACGTCGAACTGGCGCAGAACCTCGGTGACCACACGACGGCGCACATGCTGCGCGAGAACATGGAACACGTCGAGGACGACGCCCACCACATCGAACACTACCTCGAAGACGACACGCTCGTCTTCGAGCAGGCCGTCCACGAGGGCGAACCGCCGGTGCAGAGCCAGCAGGAGTAA
- a CDS encoding ABC transporter substrate-binding protein, producing MRVVSLLPSATELLYALDVDPVGVSHSCDYPPAAREKPVLTSTAIDYGDDRSAADIDRQTRRVEGGVYDVDEGLLAELDPDLVVTQATCEVCAVDASDVLAAVERRGVDAEVLTLDPHSLSDVLDDVERVGAAADASERAASLRAALTARVDRVTDRAAATTDRPRTAVFDWTDPVIAGGHWVPGMVERAGGTPGLVTDGPSKPQRWTDVRSFDPEVLVVAPCGFGVERAADALADLRSKDGWDDLTAVRDGNVFVADGNGHVNRPGPRLVDSVELLASCIHPERFDAPAPDVVRRADAGPRA from the coding sequence GTGCGCGTCGTCTCGCTCCTCCCCTCGGCCACCGAACTGCTGTACGCCCTCGACGTCGACCCCGTCGGCGTCTCCCACAGTTGCGACTACCCGCCCGCCGCGCGCGAGAAACCGGTCCTCACGAGCACGGCCATCGACTACGGCGACGACCGGTCGGCCGCGGACATCGACCGGCAGACGCGGCGCGTCGAGGGTGGCGTCTACGACGTCGACGAGGGTCTCCTCGCGGAACTCGACCCCGACCTCGTCGTGACGCAGGCGACGTGTGAGGTGTGCGCGGTGGACGCCTCGGACGTGCTGGCGGCGGTGGAACGCCGCGGCGTCGACGCCGAGGTGCTGACGCTCGACCCCCACTCGCTGTCGGACGTGCTCGACGACGTGGAACGCGTCGGCGCGGCGGCCGACGCGTCCGAACGCGCCGCGTCGCTCCGCGCGGCGTTGACGGCGCGCGTCGACCGGGTCACCGACCGGGCCGCGGCGACGACGGACCGGCCGCGAACGGCCGTCTTCGACTGGACCGACCCGGTCATCGCCGGCGGCCACTGGGTGCCGGGCATGGTCGAACGCGCCGGTGGCACGCCCGGACTGGTGACGGACGGCCCGTCGAAACCGCAGCGCTGGACGGACGTGCGCTCGTTCGACCCCGAAGTGCTCGTCGTCGCGCCCTGCGGGTTCGGCGTCGAACGGGCGGCCGACGCCCTCGCCGACCTCCGCTCGAAGGACGGTTGGGACGACCTGACGGCGGTGCGCGACGGGAACGTCTTCGTCGCCGACGGCAACGGCCACGTGAACCGCCCCGGTCCGAGACTCGTGGACTCCGTCGAACTGCTCGCGTCGTGCATCCACCCCGAGCGATTCGACGCGCCCGCACCGGACGTGGTACGGCGCGCCGACGCCGGTCCGCGGGCCTAG
- a CDS encoding carbon-nitrogen hydrolase family protein yields MTGPTVAVPQLAVADLRPKRNAATIRERTGALPDDVRVALFPEYALTGFVADDRVADAALTRPAALDHLAPVAADNDVDVLAGYVERDGETLYNAAAYVRPDGTHAVYRKRHLWGDEASMLEAGSDRVVVETPAGDAGLLTCYNLNFVGESAAMTDAGVDALFVVGAWPAAHSENWRLLCRARALDGVRWLVGAGRTGRRDVPGARQATYAGRSLVVRPDGAVAAALGRDERDLTFALDREVLDEQRAFVGAVDAD; encoded by the coding sequence GTGACCGGGCCAACAGTCGCCGTCCCCCAACTGGCCGTCGCCGACCTCAGACCGAAGCGGAACGCCGCGACGATTCGCGAACGGACCGGCGCGCTTCCCGACGACGTGCGCGTCGCCCTGTTCCCCGAGTACGCCCTGACCGGGTTCGTCGCCGACGACCGGGTGGCCGACGCGGCGCTGACGCGACCGGCGGCGCTCGACCACCTCGCGCCCGTCGCGGCCGACAACGACGTCGACGTGCTGGCGGGGTACGTCGAACGCGACGGCGAGACGCTCTACAACGCCGCCGCGTACGTCCGGCCCGACGGGACGCACGCCGTCTACCGAAAGCGGCACCTGTGGGGCGACGAGGCGTCGATGCTCGAGGCGGGGAGCGACCGCGTCGTCGTCGAGACGCCCGCCGGCGACGCCGGACTGCTCACCTGCTACAATCTGAACTTCGTCGGCGAGAGCGCGGCGATGACCGACGCGGGCGTGGACGCGTTGTTCGTCGTCGGCGCGTGGCCGGCGGCACACTCGGAGAACTGGCGTCTGCTCTGTCGCGCCCGCGCCCTCGACGGCGTCAGGTGGCTGGTCGGCGCGGGGCGGACCGGCCGACGCGACGTCCCGGGGGCGCGGCAGGCGACGTACGCGGGCCGGTCGCTGGTCGTCCGGCCGGACGGCGCCGTCGCGGCGGCACTCGGCCGCGACGAACGCGACCTGACGTTCGCGCTCGACCGCGAGGTTCTCGACGAACAGCGCGCGTTCGTCGGCGCCGTCGACGCCGACTAG